One genomic region from Synechococcales cyanobacterium T60_A2020_003 encodes:
- a CDS encoding electron transporter has translation MFAPIVVLVRRQMGDPKFLKLRGKAIALHSQVITNVCNRFGVDRTQRQNLIRLARDNGKKLGLLA, from the coding sequence ATGTTCGCGCCTATCGTTGTTTTAGTTCGTCGCCAAATGGGAGATCCGAAGTTTCTGAAGCTACGCGGCAAAGCGATCGCCCTTCATTCGCAAGTGATCACCAACGTCTGCAACCGCTTCGGAGTTGACCGCACCCAGCGACAGAACTTGATTCGTTTGGCTCGTGACAACGGTAAAAAGCTTGGCTTACTGGCGTAA
- a CDS encoding GlsB/YeaQ/YmgE family stress response membrane protein, giving the protein MNILAWVVLGLRAGAIAKALYPGHQGGGILATILLGIISAFVGGSLYALFTTGSLILTGASLSIPGLIVAVIGSMIAIFIWGLLTRRTAV; this is encoded by the coding sequence ATGAATATTTTAGCTTGGGTTGTTTTGGGTCTACGGGCTGGGGCGATCGCCAAGGCTCTTTATCCTGGACATCAGGGGGGCGGCATCTTAGCAACGATTTTACTGGGAATCATTAGTGCATTTGTGGGGGGTAGCTTGTATGCGCTGTTCACAACGGGTTCCTTAATCCTAACCGGGGCATCGCTCAGCATTCCTGGCTTGATTGTGGCTGTTATTGGTTCGATGATTGCCATCTTTATCTGGGGTCTGTTGACTCGTCGCACAGCGGTGTAA
- a CDS encoding DUF4079 domain-containing protein yields MDLPSFLWLWRIAAWSMGLSVTAYSLLAITGGVLRFTRLNGRSRPQWLRPLHYVLGSILVTLVLLLLSVGLMGTLGYYGSLGHSVHLPAGLTVVTLTLVSAWSATRISPTRPWARSLHLGLNMALFVGFLAVALSGWSVVQKYLP; encoded by the coding sequence ATGGACTTACCCTCTTTTTTATGGTTATGGCGCATTGCGGCGTGGTCGATGGGGCTTTCGGTCACGGCCTACAGCCTATTAGCAATCACGGGAGGGGTCTTGCGCTTTACCCGATTGAACGGGCGATCGCGTCCCCAGTGGCTGCGTCCATTACACTACGTTCTGGGCAGCATCCTTGTTACCTTGGTTCTGCTGCTCCTCTCGGTAGGACTGATGGGCACGTTGGGGTACTACGGAAGCTTGGGGCATTCGGTACATTTACCCGCAGGGCTGACGGTCGTTACATTAACCTTAGTCTCTGCGTGGAGTGCCACTCGCATTAGCCCCACTCGTCCGTGGGCGCGATCGCTCCATCTCGGTCTTAACATGGCGCTCTTTGTCGGTTTTTTAGCGGTAGCTCTTAGTGGTTGGAGCGTCGTCCAGAAGTATTTACCCTAA
- a CDS encoding flotillin family protein gives MFETLLALLAVFGLGTGASLFVVRNLYYICQPNEVLIFAGSSRQLSNGRRVGYRLVKGGSSVRVPLLEKAMRMDLTNMIIDLRVSNAYSKGGIPLTVEGVANIKIAGEEPAIHNAIERLLGKSRQEIEQMAKETLEGNLRGVLASLTPEQVNEDKIAFAKSLLDEAEDDLEKLGLVLDTLQIQNISDDVRYLDSIGRKQQADLLRDARIAEAKAKAESMIQTAENDKITALSRLDRDIGIARAEAERRLKDTLTQREAVVAEALAEIASELARIQAELPVQQERIKQVTQQLQADVVAPAEAECKQAIAHAQGNAAHIIEEGKARAEGTMRMAEAWQAAGSNARDIFLLQRLERLLKTFTDAVPDVDVHSVTVIDARGGTTATKLASFLEQLRQTTGIDLVNAVNTLTTPSTPGLSEDADLAAIEEIGDLG, from the coding sequence ATGTTTGAAACCTTACTCGCTCTACTCGCTGTCTTTGGCTTAGGGACGGGAGCCAGTCTATTTGTCGTTCGCAATCTCTACTATATTTGTCAGCCCAACGAGGTGTTGATCTTTGCAGGCAGTTCGCGCCAGTTGTCCAACGGTCGGCGGGTCGGCTATCGGTTGGTCAAAGGGGGCAGCAGCGTCCGGGTTCCCTTGCTGGAAAAGGCGATGCGGATGGATCTCACCAACATGATTATCGATCTGCGTGTATCTAATGCCTACTCCAAAGGTGGGATTCCCCTGACCGTAGAAGGTGTTGCCAACATCAAAATTGCCGGAGAAGAACCTGCCATTCACAATGCGATTGAACGGCTCCTGGGTAAATCGCGCCAAGAGATTGAACAAATGGCAAAAGAGACCCTGGAAGGAAATCTGCGCGGCGTGTTGGCGAGCCTGACTCCGGAACAGGTGAACGAAGACAAAATCGCCTTTGCCAAAAGTCTCTTAGATGAAGCAGAAGACGATTTAGAAAAGTTAGGACTTGTCCTTGACACGCTCCAGATTCAAAATATCTCGGATGATGTGCGCTATCTGGACTCTATCGGTCGGAAGCAGCAGGCGGATCTGTTACGGGATGCCCGCATTGCCGAAGCCAAAGCCAAAGCGGAATCGATGATTCAAACCGCTGAAAACGACAAAATAACGGCGCTCAGTCGGCTGGATCGGGACATTGGCATTGCCCGTGCTGAAGCCGAACGCCGCCTCAAAGATACTCTCACCCAACGAGAAGCCGTCGTTGCTGAAGCCCTCGCAGAAATTGCCTCTGAACTGGCGCGGATTCAAGCCGAACTCCCGGTGCAGCAAGAGCGGATTAAGCAAGTGACACAACAGCTTCAGGCCGACGTGGTGGCTCCTGCTGAGGCTGAATGCAAACAGGCGATCGCCCATGCCCAAGGAAACGCCGCCCACATTATTGAAGAGGGTAAAGCTCGTGCCGAGGGAACAATGCGTATGGCGGAGGCATGGCAGGCTGCAGGTTCCAACGCGAGAGATATTTTCTTGCTCCAACGGTTAGAGCGATTGCTCAAAACCTTTACAGATGCCGTTCCCGATGTCGATGTTCATAGCGTCACCGTCATAGATGCCAGGGGGGGGACAACGGCAACGAAGCTAGCCTCTTTCCTTGAGCAACTGCGGCAAACGACGGGAATAGACCTCGTGAATGCCGTGAATACGCTGACTACTCCCTCTACCCCAGGACTATCCGAGGATGCTGATTTGGCGGCGATCGAAGAGATCGGAGATTTAGGGTAA